A genomic stretch from Ureibacillus composti includes:
- the moaD gene encoding molybdopterin converting factor subunit 1, whose product MINILLFAHLQEAIGKSELRVDLADNTVGQIKEWMENQYPQLSLQNIMTAVNEEFATNQMIVKDGDTLAFIPPVSGG is encoded by the coding sequence GTGATTAACATACTATTATTTGCTCACTTACAAGAAGCAATCGGAAAATCAGAATTAAGAGTTGACCTAGCAGATAATACTGTTGGTCAAATTAAAGAGTGGATGGAAAATCAATATCCACAACTGTCTCTACAAAATATAATGACTGCTGTAAATGAGGAATTTGCAACAAATCAGATGATTGTAAAAGATGGAGATACACTTGCGTTTATTCCACCTGTTAGTGGAGGGTAA
- a CDS encoding molybdenum cofactor biosynthesis protein MoaE, translating to MNTPLFEIVDIPIDVEEVRQKVTDRNAGAITIFIGTVRELTKGKKTLHLEYQAYPAMAIKMFEQISKEIQERWPEAKVAITHRVGHLDILDIAVVIAVSSPHRKIAYMANEYAIERIKQIVPIWKKEFWEDGTEWIGDQLEKVPYPQGNPSIKRGELS from the coding sequence ATGAATACACCGCTGTTTGAGATTGTAGATATACCAATTGACGTTGAGGAAGTAAGGCAAAAAGTAACAGACCGAAATGCTGGTGCTATTACGATTTTCATTGGAACAGTTCGAGAATTGACAAAAGGAAAAAAAACACTACATTTGGAATATCAAGCTTATCCAGCTATGGCCATTAAAATGTTTGAACAAATCTCTAAGGAGATACAAGAGCGCTGGCCAGAAGCGAAAGTTGCCATTACACATCGTGTTGGGCATCTAGATATTTTAGATATTGCCGTTGTAATTGCGGTGTCATCACCACATCGTAAAATTGCCTACATGGCGAATGAATATGCAATTGAGCGTATTAAACAAATTGTCCCCATCTGGAAAAAAGAGTTTTGGGAAGATGGTACAGAATGGATTGGCGATCAATTAGAAAAAGTCCCATACCCACAAGGAAATCCATCTATAAAAAGAGGTGAACTTTCGTGA
- the mobB gene encoding molybdopterin-guanine dinucleotide biosynthesis protein B, whose translation MGQHQKVLQIVGYQNSGKTTLMEQLITQAAIEGLQVGTIKHHGHGGPPMSDNTKDSVRHEQAGASVTAVEGAGTLRMSIQQSNWQLADILAIYASFNIDIILIEGYKNEHHSKVVLLRTLEDQELLQKVTNIICVLYWPTYPLEKQLEYPTFSIHNKTQYMEFLMKEMRGKS comes from the coding sequence TTGGGACAACATCAAAAAGTTCTACAAATAGTAGGTTATCAAAATAGCGGAAAGACAACGTTAATGGAACAACTAATTACACAAGCCGCCATTGAAGGCTTACAAGTAGGAACCATCAAGCATCATGGACATGGTGGACCTCCAATGAGTGACAATACAAAAGACAGTGTTCGTCATGAGCAGGCAGGAGCAAGTGTAACAGCAGTTGAAGGAGCTGGAACGTTGCGCATGAGTATTCAACAAAGTAACTGGCAACTCGCTGATATACTAGCTATTTATGCATCATTTAACATCGATATTATTTTGATTGAAGGGTATAAAAACGAACACCATTCCAAGGTTGTTCTATTGCGAACATTGGAAGATCAAGAATTACTGCAAAAAGTGACGAATATCATTTGTGTACTCTATTGGCCAACCTATCCACTAGAAAAGCAATTAGAATACCCAACTTTTTCAATTCATAACAAGACACAGTATATGGAATTTTTAATGAAAGAAATGAGGGGGAAATCATGA
- a CDS encoding molybdopterin molybdotransferase MoeA — protein sequence MLQQRKPITVGDAVQRVMEYASQEKKEFVSLLQAHGRFIAEDIAADHDVPAFDRSPYDGYAIRSVDSQGAASENPVTFTIVGEIGAGYVFEEEVGYREAVRIMTGAPIPKGCDVVVMLELTHTFEENNQMYMSIKRTFEAGTNISYKGEDVQKGTILIEKGQYINPGVVALLATFGVDQVPVFRKPIVGVIATGSELLDPSDSLQPGKIRNSNAYMIMAQIERAGATVKYFGKFSDDINLCIDVVKKALEEVDILITTGGVSVGDYDYLPAIYEAIHAKVLFNKVAMRPGSVTTVAARNGQLLFGLSGNPSACYVGFELFTRPIIRKAFGNKQPHLRREQAVLGADFKKANPFTRFVRAIASYEDGQLVAVPSGFDKSSAVSSLAGANAFIVLPGGSRGYEKGMQVAVLLLEDLQGSEWPWDNIKKFYK from the coding sequence GTGTTACAACAAAGAAAACCAATTACAGTGGGAGACGCTGTGCAACGAGTAATGGAATATGCATCTCAAGAAAAAAAAGAGTTTGTCTCATTATTACAAGCACATGGTCGCTTTATAGCAGAAGATATTGCTGCAGATCACGACGTACCAGCTTTTGATCGTTCACCTTATGATGGGTACGCGATTCGCTCGGTTGATAGTCAAGGGGCTGCTTCAGAAAATCCAGTAACCTTTACGATCGTGGGGGAAATAGGAGCAGGCTATGTATTTGAAGAAGAAGTTGGCTACCGAGAAGCCGTGCGAATCATGACGGGTGCTCCTATCCCCAAAGGATGTGATGTGGTCGTCATGTTAGAATTAACACATACTTTTGAAGAAAATAATCAAATGTACATGTCGATTAAACGAACTTTTGAAGCGGGAACAAATATTTCTTATAAGGGAGAAGACGTACAAAAAGGGACGATTCTTATTGAAAAAGGACAATATATCAATCCTGGTGTTGTCGCATTACTTGCTACTTTTGGTGTAGATCAAGTACCTGTCTTCCGAAAACCAATTGTAGGTGTCATTGCAACTGGAAGTGAGTTACTAGATCCAAGTGACTCTTTACAGCCGGGCAAAATTCGTAATAGTAATGCCTATATGATCATGGCTCAAATTGAACGTGCTGGGGCAACCGTCAAATACTTCGGTAAATTTAGCGATGATATCAATTTATGTATTGATGTTGTCAAAAAAGCCTTAGAGGAAGTAGATATATTAATAACAACTGGAGGCGTTTCCGTAGGTGATTATGATTACTTACCAGCTATTTATGAAGCTATTCACGCAAAAGTATTGTTTAATAAAGTGGCAATGCGACCAGGGAGTGTTACGACTGTAGCTGCACGAAATGGTCAATTATTATTCGGACTTTCAGGTAACCCATCAGCTTGCTATGTTGGTTTTGAACTATTTACACGTCCAATTATTCGAAAGGCATTTGGGAATAAGCAACCACATCTTCGTAGGGAGCAAGCTGTTTTGGGGGCCGATTTTAAAAAGGCGAATCCATTTACTCGTTTTGTCCGTGCGATTGCTTCATACGAAGATGGTCAATTAGTTGCCGTTCCTTCTGGTTTTGATAAATCCAGTGCGGTTTCTTCCTTAGCGGGAGCGAATGCCTTCATTGTATTACCAGGAGGATCGCGTGGATACGAAAAAGGAATGCAAGTAGCTGTCTTATTGTTAGAAGATTTGCAAGGAAGTGAGTGGCCTTGGGACAACATCAAAAAGTTCTACAAATAG
- a CDS encoding thiazole biosynthesis adenylyltransferase ThiF → MHNRYSRQELFSPIGKKGQLLLKQKHVLIIGVGALGSASAEALVRAGIEKLTIIDRDYVEWSNLQRQQLYTEQDAQEKVPKVIAAKNRLQSINSAVEINEFILDAFTEKLPGILEDVDIMIDATDNFDVRFMMNDLAQKYQIPWIYGSCVGSYGATYTIVPGKTPCLHCLLQVMPNTGMTCDTVGIISPAVQIVAAYQVAEALKILVGDEDSRRKSYLTFDVWQNQHYEMNVEKVRNHDCPSCGQNPTYPYLSYENQTKLEVLCGRDAIQIRPAKPVHHNLDQLAVKLLPYGDIQQNPYLLSCQAPDYRIVIFQDGRVVIHGIQDIEKAKSIYYRLLG, encoded by the coding sequence ATGCACAATAGATATTCTAGACAAGAATTATTCAGTCCGATTGGAAAAAAAGGACAGCTACTATTAAAACAAAAACATGTCTTGATCATTGGTGTCGGTGCATTGGGGAGTGCTAGTGCAGAAGCTCTTGTAAGGGCAGGCATTGAAAAGTTGACGATTATTGATCGTGACTACGTAGAGTGGAGTAATTTACAAAGACAACAACTGTATACCGAACAAGATGCGCAAGAAAAAGTTCCGAAAGTCATCGCTGCAAAAAATCGCCTTCAAAGTATAAACTCAGCAGTGGAAATTAATGAATTTATTCTTGATGCCTTTACAGAGAAATTACCAGGAATACTTGAAGATGTAGATATTATGATAGATGCAACAGATAATTTTGATGTTCGCTTTATGATGAATGATCTTGCACAAAAATATCAAATTCCATGGATATATGGATCTTGTGTTGGCAGTTATGGTGCAACTTATACGATTGTGCCAGGTAAAACACCTTGTTTACATTGTTTGCTACAAGTAATGCCAAACACAGGGATGACTTGTGACACGGTTGGGATTATAAGTCCGGCTGTCCAAATTGTGGCAGCTTATCAAGTAGCTGAGGCATTAAAAATTTTAGTAGGCGATGAAGACTCTAGAAGAAAATCCTATTTAACATTTGATGTTTGGCAAAATCAACACTATGAAATGAATGTGGAAAAAGTACGCAATCATGATTGTCCCTCTTGTGGACAAAATCCCACATATCCCTATTTATCTTATGAAAATCAAACAAAATTAGAGGTACTATGTGGGCGAGATGCTATACAGATTCGTCCAGCAAAACCTGTTCACCATAATTTAGATCAGCTCGCGGTTAAACTTTTGCCTTACGGAGATATTCAACAAAATCCGTATTTATTATCTTGTCAAGCGCCGGACTATCGAATCGTTATTTTCCAAGATGGTCGAGTGGTGATTCATGGTATACAGGATATTGAAAAAGCTAAAAGCATTTATTATCGTTTATTAGGGTAA